GGCTGCACGAGCTGCGTCGTCCAGGTCCGTTCGTCCGTCCCGCGGGGGTGTTGGAACGACGTGTACGGCCGTCGACTCGCCACGACGTCGACGCCCAGCAGGAATCCGCGCAACCGACCCCAGGCCTGGTCGGTCTGGTCCCCGGACACCAGGAGCGTCGCTGCCTCGTGCCGGGGTCGCAGGACCACGCGCACGGTGTCCGTCGGCCGCACGGGGTCGTGCACCACGACGCCCACCTCGACTCCGACACCGCTGTCGTCCACGGCGACGACCGACATCGAGGCGCTGCCGACGGCGGTGACTTCTTGCGCCGCGAGCTCCGCGAGCAGGTCCCGCAGCAGCTCGTCCGTCCGTCGGCGGGTCGCGGAGGGCCGGAAGCCGAGGGTCCGACCCGACGTGACCGCGACGGTCACGGCAGCCATCGACACGAGTTCGGGCGCCCGGGCCTCGTCGAGCATCGCCTCGACGCTCACACGCGCTCCCGCGTGGCCGAGACGACGAGGTCCTCGATCTCGGTGAGCGCGGCCTCGACGGGTGGCAGCTCGCGGATGCGTGCGGCGACGACCCGGGCGGACCGTCCGAGGTCGCCGTCCTCGAGCACGCGACGCAGTCCCGCGCCCACCGCCTCCGGACCGTCGACGGTGACCGCGGCGCCGGCGGCCTCGGCCCGGGCAGCGTTCACGGCGTGGTCGGCACCGAGGGGCATCACGACCGCCGGGACCCCGGCGGCGAGCGCGCCGAGGACGGTGCCGGCACCGCCGACGGTCACGACCGCGTCGACCTCCGCGAGCAGTTCGGCGAGCGGCCGGAACGGGACGTTGCGGATCCGGACCGCCGAGTCGTGCCGGGTCGGCTCGGCCCGCACGCCGTTGACCGCGGTGGTCACGAGGTCGACCTGGAGGCCCGCCTCCTCGATCGACGCCAGCACGCGGTCCAGGAGCGGCTGGCTCGTGAAGACCGTGCCCATCGTGACGAGTGCACGCGGTCGGACGGACCCGGGCCCGCTGGCGGACGCCGGTGACACGGCCCTGCGGCGGCGGTCCGCCGGGCTCGCCGCGCCGTCGCGCCCGACGGCGTCGTGCGCCGCCGGCCGGATCGGGATCCGACGGCCCTCGCGGACCGTGCCCGGGGCCTCGAGGAACGCCGGGTAGACGTCGATCCAGGCGGCCACGGGCGGGAGCACGACGCCGCGGTCGGCAGCGGTCCGGGCGGACACGGCAGCCATCGCGGTCCGGACCGCCTCCGGGCGTTCGGGCCCGAAGGAGTGACGGAGGAACGGCACGTCCAGCGCCGCCGCGACGTACGGACCGACGTGGTCCAGGCTCTCGCTGACGACGAGGTGCGGACGCCAGGCCCGGGCGGCTCGGATCGCGTCGTCGACGGTCGCGGTGACCCGGCGTCCGGCGAAGTACTCGGCGATGACGTCGGGTCGCGGCGCGGTCGCGGGACTGGTGCCGGTCTCCCGCTGCATGTCGGCCATCGCCTCGAGGGTGGGCGGGCCGGCGGCGAGCACCTCGACGTCGGGGCTGCCCTCGGCCAGGACGAAGGGTGCCGCGTCGGCGCCGGTGACGACGGCGACGCCGTGCCCCGCTGCCAGGGCGGCGCGCACGAGCGGGATCATCGGGACGATGTGTCCCGGGAGCGGGTTGGCGGTGAAGGCGATGCGCATGCTGGACCTCGGTCGGACGTGGGACGGACGGGGAGGGGTCGTCGTGACGGTGCTCACGGCGTGGCGCTCACGACGAGGGCGGCGCTGAGGAGCAGCCCGTACGCCAGCGAGGCGAACGAGGACCGCTGGAGCGCGCTGACGAGCCGCGACGCGTCGGCCGGTCGGGAACCGACGGCGACGGCGGGCAGTGCCAGGACGAGCGCGAGCGCCGCGGCCAGGGTCAGTGGGGCGTCGACGACGAAGACCACCAGGACGAGGAACGGCAGGAGCATGAAGACCGCGTAGAGCACACGTGCGGCCCGCTCCCCCACGACGACCGCGAGGGTCCGCTTGTCGGCGAGCCGGTCCACCTCGAGGTCACGGATGTTGTTGACCATGAGGACGCCGCAGGCGAACAGTCCCGCGGCGGTGCCCGCGGCCCAACCCTGCCCGGTGACGCGGCCGAGCTGTGCGACCTGCGTGCCGAGGACGGCGACGAGTCCGAAGAACAGGAACACCGAGACCTCGCCGAGTGCCCGGTAGCCGTACGGCCGCTCGCCACCCGTGTAGTACCAGGCGGCGATGATCGTGACGGCGCCGACGACGAGCATCCACCAGAGTCCCGTGAGCAGCACGATCACCAGCCCGGCGACCGCGGCGAGCGCGAAGAACGCCACCGCGACGCCGAGCACCGCCCGTGGGGTCGCGGTCCCGGCACCGGTCAGGCGCGCGGGTCCACGGCGGAAGCGGTCGGTCCCGCGGACGCCGTCGGAGTAGTCGTTGCTGTAGTTGACACCGATCTGCAGGGACA
The sequence above is drawn from the Curtobacterium sp. L6-1 genome and encodes:
- a CDS encoding glycosyltransferase; protein product: MRIAFTANPLPGHIVPMIPLVRAALAAGHGVAVVTGADAAPFVLAEGSPDVEVLAAGPPTLEAMADMQRETGTSPATAPRPDVIAEYFAGRRVTATVDDAIRAARAWRPHLVVSESLDHVGPYVAAALDVPFLRHSFGPERPEAVRTAMAAVSARTAADRGVVLPPVAAWIDVYPAFLEAPGTVREGRRIPIRPAAHDAVGRDGAASPADRRRRAVSPASASGPGSVRPRALVTMGTVFTSQPLLDRVLASIEEAGLQVDLVTTAVNGVRAEPTRHDSAVRIRNVPFRPLAELLAEVDAVVTVGGAGTVLGALAAGVPAVVMPLGADHAVNAARAEAAGAAVTVDGPEAVGAGLRRVLEDGDLGRSARVVAARIRELPPVEAALTEIEDLVVSATRERV
- a CDS encoding 1,4-dihydroxy-2-naphthoate polyprenyltransferase, which codes for MSGVELVQVPRPSPRQWVGGARPRTLPLSVVPVALGTGVAIAGTDGGGAAWASRDHHVLVAVLCLAVALSLQIGVNYSNDYSDGVRGTDRFRRGPARLTGAGTATPRAVLGVAVAFFALAAVAGLVIVLLTGLWWMLVVGAVTIIAAWYYTGGERPYGYRALGEVSVFLFFGLVAVLGTQVAQLGRVTGQGWAAGTAAGLFACGVLMVNNIRDLEVDRLADKRTLAVVVGERAARVLYAVFMLLPFLVLVVFVVDAPLTLAAALALVLALPAVAVGSRPADASRLVSALQRSSFASLAYGLLLSAALVVSATP